One genomic window of Prochlorococcus marinus str. NATL2A includes the following:
- a CDS encoding ABC transporter ATP-binding protein: MYKSKSKKGRIPLARLLSNLKSQKRLIYSAIICSTLNKFFDLAPPVLIGISVDVVVRKESSWLGSIGFNTVPDQLIALSIISFLIWTAESFFEYLYGLMWRNLAQKTQHYLRIKAYDHLQKLEMTFFESDNTGRLMTVLNDDINQLERFLDEGANKIIQLIITVFIVGGAMILLAPGIALLAFIPIPFILWGSIRFQKNLAPRYREVRDRAGDLASRLNNNLSGMLTIKSFATEDWELERLRLDSNLYQESNRKAIKLSAAFIPLIRFAILFAFLAILIAGGFQSWKGLMPVGTYSFLVFITQRLLWPLTTLGHILDDYQRSMASTNRVLDLIDTPIKIKTGKVKLDPFNVKGAITFNNIDFTYEGRSQVIKNFNLDISPGKKIGIVGATGSGKSTLIKLLLRLYKISKGSIEIDNNSIESLDLKSLRRCIALVSQETYLFQGTIEENISYGSQNIDKSKIKNAADIAEATEFINQLPQGLNTIVGERGQKLSGGQRQRIAIARAILKNAPILVLDEATASVDNETEAAIQRSLKKITTSCTTIVIAHRLSTVIDADEIIVLDKGKIIEKGTHHSLLKNRDFYYHLWKIQAGGNNT; encoded by the coding sequence ATGTATAAATCTAAATCAAAAAAAGGAAGAATCCCATTAGCAAGACTTTTAAGTAATCTTAAAAGTCAAAAGCGTCTAATTTATTCAGCTATTATTTGCTCTACATTAAATAAATTTTTTGATCTCGCACCACCTGTACTAATTGGAATATCTGTTGACGTAGTAGTACGAAAAGAAAGTTCATGGCTTGGATCAATTGGCTTTAATACTGTCCCAGATCAGTTAATTGCGCTCTCAATCATTTCCTTTTTGATCTGGACAGCTGAATCATTCTTTGAATATTTATATGGATTAATGTGGAGAAATTTAGCTCAAAAGACACAGCACTATTTAAGAATCAAAGCATATGACCATTTACAAAAATTAGAGATGACATTCTTCGAATCAGATAATACAGGAAGGCTTATGACTGTACTAAATGATGATATTAATCAACTGGAAAGATTCTTGGATGAAGGAGCTAATAAAATTATTCAATTAATAATTACTGTTTTTATAGTTGGAGGGGCAATGATTTTATTAGCTCCCGGAATTGCATTGCTAGCATTCATACCTATTCCATTTATTCTTTGGGGCTCGATTAGATTCCAGAAGAACCTAGCTCCTCGCTATCGTGAAGTCAGAGATAGGGCTGGAGATCTTGCTTCAAGACTTAATAATAATCTCAGTGGAATGCTAACTATTAAAAGTTTTGCTACTGAAGATTGGGAACTAGAAAGATTAAGACTAGATAGCAATTTATATCAAGAAAGTAATAGAAAAGCGATTAAGTTATCAGCAGCATTTATCCCCTTAATTAGATTCGCGATACTATTTGCATTTCTTGCAATATTAATTGCTGGGGGCTTCCAATCTTGGAAAGGATTAATGCCTGTGGGAACTTATAGTTTTTTAGTATTTATAACTCAAAGATTATTATGGCCCTTAACGACATTAGGTCATATCCTGGATGATTATCAAAGATCAATGGCCTCAACAAATAGAGTATTAGATTTAATAGATACTCCAATTAAAATTAAAACTGGCAAAGTCAAGTTAGATCCATTTAATGTTAAAGGTGCAATCACATTTAACAATATTGATTTTACATATGAAGGAAGGTCTCAAGTCATAAAAAACTTTAATTTAGATATTAGTCCTGGGAAAAAAATAGGTATTGTAGGTGCCACTGGTTCTGGCAAAAGTACACTTATAAAACTCTTGTTAAGGCTGTATAAAATCAGTAAAGGTTCAATAGAAATTGATAATAATTCAATTGAATCATTGGATTTAAAAAGTCTACGACGTTGTATTGCATTAGTAAGCCAGGAAACATATTTGTTCCAAGGTACAATTGAAGAAAATATTTCTTATGGATCGCAAAATATTGATAAATCAAAAATAAAAAATGCTGCAGATATTGCTGAAGCAACTGAATTTATTAATCAACTTCCACAAGGCTTAAACACAATAGTGGGAGAAAGAGGACAAAAGTTATCTGGTGGCCAAAGACAAAGAATTGCAATCGCAAGAGCAATCCTAAAAAACGCCCCTATTTTAGTATTAGATGAGGCAACAGCCTCTGTAGACAATGAAACTGAAGCCGCGATTCAAAGGTCTCTAAAGAAGATAACAACTAGTTGTACCACAATTGTTATTGCACATCGTTTAAGCACAGTAATAGATGCCGACGAAATTATAGTTTTAGATAAAGGTAAAATTATAGAGAAAGGCACACATCATTCTCTTCTAAAAAATAGAGATTTCTATTACCACCTTTGGAAAATTCAAGCTGGTGGAAATAATACTTAA
- the psbP gene encoding photosystem II reaction center PsbP, with protein MIKLFRTSFKSLLAIALVLTLGACSTGGSAGLEPFKSQDGRYGFLFPTGWTRVAVDNGPEVVYHDLINSDETLSLVISKLENEVDLDDLGGADAVGERLFGEKNSNNPIQLIDVSEREVEQRKFYDLEYSVDSEVNRRHEFATVVVDRGYLYTLAASTSEQRWSKMQDTFKRVVSSFTFFI; from the coding sequence ATGATCAAACTTTTTCGAACATCTTTTAAATCCCTTTTGGCTATAGCGTTGGTCTTGACGCTCGGAGCTTGCTCTACAGGGGGATCCGCAGGCTTGGAACCTTTTAAAAGTCAAGATGGACGATATGGTTTTCTTTTCCCAACAGGGTGGACGAGAGTGGCCGTCGATAATGGACCAGAGGTTGTTTACCATGACTTGATTAACTCCGATGAAACTCTCAGTCTTGTTATTTCTAAATTAGAAAATGAAGTGGATTTAGATGATTTGGGTGGAGCGGATGCTGTAGGGGAAAGACTTTTCGGTGAGAAAAATAGTAACAATCCTATTCAATTGATTGATGTTTCAGAGAGAGAAGTTGAGCAACGCAAATTCTATGATCTTGAATACTCTGTTGATTCAGAAGTAAACCGCAGGCACGAATTCGCTACTGTGGTAGTAGACAGAGGTTATTTATATACGCTTGCAGCTAGCACTAGTGAACAACGCTGGTCAAAAATGCAAGATACTTTTAAAAGAGTAGTTAGTTCTTTTACGTTTTTCATATGA
- the recR gene encoding recombination mediator RecR produces MSGFTKPLSKLIDQFEQLPGIGPRTAQRLALHLLRQPEYKIRLFSEALLNAKSQVGQCKTCFHLTAGEQCEICLNKQRNQELICVVSESRDLLALERTREYKGLYHVIGGLISPMDGIGPEMLEISSLIKRVDKANIKEVILALTPSIEGDTTSLYVGRLLKPFTKVTRIAYGLPVGSELEYADEVTLSRALEGRRDLD; encoded by the coding sequence CTGAGCGGCTTCACTAAACCATTATCAAAATTAATTGATCAATTTGAGCAATTGCCCGGTATCGGTCCAAGAACTGCTCAAAGATTAGCTCTTCATCTTTTGCGTCAGCCAGAATACAAAATCAGATTGTTTTCAGAAGCTCTACTTAATGCGAAAAGTCAGGTAGGTCAATGTAAGACGTGCTTTCATCTAACCGCAGGAGAACAATGCGAAATTTGTCTAAACAAGCAAAGAAATCAAGAACTCATTTGCGTTGTTTCTGAGTCAAGAGATTTACTTGCTCTTGAGCGCACTAGAGAGTACAAAGGGCTTTATCATGTAATTGGTGGGTTAATTTCTCCGATGGATGGGATTGGACCTGAAATGCTTGAGATATCAAGTCTTATCAAAAGAGTCGATAAAGCAAATATAAAAGAAGTCATCCTTGCCCTAACACCAAGTATTGAAGGGGATACGACTAGTCTTTATGTGGGTAGATTATTAAAACCATTCACAAAAGTCACTCGTATTGCTTATGGACTTCCTGTTGGAAGTGAGTTGGAATATGCCGATGAAGTAACACTCTCACGTGCTTTAGAAGGTCGTAGAGACTTAGATTAA
- the lipA gene encoding lipoyl synthase has translation MTTTTRKTTKYSSFLPEERLPNWIKPSIGNATQLEKVQKLVKENRLHTICEEGRCPNRGECYAAGTATFLLGGSICTRSCAFCQVEKGKSPEKVNIFEAEKVANAVQVLNLKYVVLTAVARDDLPDHGASLFTTTMDAIRSLNPGVAIEVLTPDFWGGNNKDNVEKQRERLKLVLSANPICFNHNLETVKRLQREVRRGATYQHSLNLLKFAREIDPKIPTKSGIMLGLGEKFHEIIQTLKDLRKVDCQYLTIGQYLRPSLAHIPVSHYWSPTKFNDFAEIANGLGFKKVNSGPLVRSSYHAKETLD, from the coding sequence ATGACAACAACAACAAGAAAAACAACAAAATACAGTAGCTTCCTCCCAGAAGAGCGTTTACCTAATTGGATCAAACCATCGATAGGTAACGCAACTCAACTAGAGAAAGTTCAAAAGCTCGTAAAGGAAAACAGATTACATACGATCTGTGAAGAAGGCAGATGCCCGAACAGAGGTGAATGTTATGCCGCTGGTACGGCTACTTTTTTATTGGGCGGCTCAATATGTACAAGGAGCTGTGCCTTTTGCCAAGTAGAAAAAGGAAAGTCGCCAGAGAAAGTAAATATTTTTGAGGCAGAGAAAGTAGCAAATGCTGTTCAGGTATTGAATCTTAAATATGTGGTACTAACAGCAGTCGCAAGAGATGATTTGCCGGATCACGGTGCAAGTCTATTCACGACAACAATGGATGCAATTAGATCCTTGAATCCAGGTGTCGCAATAGAGGTACTAACACCAGATTTCTGGGGTGGCAACAACAAGGACAATGTCGAAAAGCAAAGAGAGCGCCTTAAGCTAGTTCTTTCGGCTAATCCGATTTGTTTCAACCATAATCTTGAAACTGTCAAAAGACTTCAAAGAGAAGTCAGGAGAGGTGCTACTTACCAACACTCACTCAATCTTCTCAAATTTGCTAGAGAAATCGATCCAAAAATTCCTACAAAATCAGGAATAATGCTTGGACTGGGAGAAAAATTTCATGAAATAATTCAAACCCTTAAAGACCTTAGGAAAGTAGACTGTCAATATTTGACTATCGGTCAATATTTACGACCTTCACTTGCTCACATCCCAGTTTCTCATTATTGGTCACCAACAAAGTTCAATGATTTTGCAGAAATAGCAAACGGATTAGGTTTTAAGAAAGTAAACAGCGGTCCTTTAGTAAGAAGCAGCTACCATGCGAAGGAGACCTTAGATTAG
- a CDS encoding rhodanese-related sulfurtransferase: protein MKKDDRLKKFKYKVAAFYNFISIIDEEILLIKEELTKLATNQKIKGTILLASEGVNGTICGPENAIVQFIETLEKLLKVSDINVKYSWSEKQAFRRFKARKKKEIVTIGLKEINPTKSVGKYIKAGEWNQFLEDPNSVVIDTRNEYEIKIGNFAGALNPQTSSFREFPAWVQKHLKPLIEENPSLKIGMYCTGGIRCEKATSYLIEEGFSDVHHLEGGILKYLEDVSSENSLWNGECFVFDQRVSLDHELLPGSHRMCHACGLPISPEDLKKPTYIKGLQCDACVNKFTDSDRARFAERQRQIDEIMKRLPENSIWPSS from the coding sequence ATGAAAAAAGATGATAGACTAAAGAAATTTAAATATAAAGTTGCTGCGTTTTACAATTTTATTTCGATTATTGATGAAGAAATTCTTTTAATCAAAGAAGAATTAACGAAGTTAGCAACGAATCAAAAAATAAAAGGCACTATTTTATTAGCTTCTGAAGGTGTTAACGGTACGATATGTGGTCCTGAAAATGCGATAGTTCAATTCATTGAAACGTTAGAGAAACTTTTAAAGGTATCGGATATTAATGTCAAATATAGTTGGAGTGAAAAACAGGCTTTCCGCCGCTTTAAAGCTCGTAAGAAAAAAGAAATCGTTACGATTGGACTAAAAGAAATTAATCCTACTAAATCTGTTGGTAAATATATAAAAGCTGGTGAATGGAATCAGTTTTTAGAAGATCCTAATAGTGTCGTTATTGATACTCGTAATGAGTATGAAATAAAAATTGGAAATTTTGCAGGAGCTCTAAATCCACAGACAAGTTCATTTCGTGAATTTCCTGCATGGGTGCAAAAGCATTTAAAACCTTTAATCGAAGAGAATCCCTCTTTAAAAATAGGAATGTATTGTACGGGCGGAATAAGATGCGAAAAAGCTACCTCTTATTTGATAGAAGAAGGCTTTTCTGACGTACATCATCTTGAAGGTGGAATACTAAAATATCTAGAAGATGTTTCCTCTGAGAATAGTTTATGGAATGGAGAGTGCTTTGTTTTTGATCAACGTGTCTCATTAGATCATGAGCTTTTACCAGGTTCACATCGGATGTGTCATGCTTGTGGATTACCCATCTCTCCCGAGGACTTGAAAAAGCCAACGTATATTAAAGGATTACAATGTGATGCTTGTGTTAACAAATTCACAGATAGCGATAGAGCTAGATTTGCTGAAAGACAACGTCAAATTGATGAAATAATGAAACGTCTACCTGAAAATTCTATATGGCCATCTTCATGA
- the bioB gene encoding biotin synthase BioB, which translates to MTLINPNIQESNKLKFKDESYLDFNSIKGGDIRHDWSSEEIKEILDLPLMDLLWRAQIVHRSYNPGYKVQLASLLSVKTGGCSEDCAYCPQSVHNETTVQPNPVIEVESVLDRARAAKDAGADRFCMGWAWREIKDGNAFDSMLEMVKGVRELGLEACVTAGMITDSQASRLAEAGLTAYNHNLDTSPEHYSKIISTRTYQDRLETLRRVRMAGITVCCGGIIGMGESVSDRASLLKVLATLDPHPESVPINALVAVEGTPMEDLSSIDPLEMVRMVATARIIMPKSRIRLSAGRQQLGREAQILCLQSGADSIFYGDTLLTTSNPEVEADRKLLADAGITANFS; encoded by the coding sequence ATGACTCTAATTAATCCTAATATCCAGGAATCTAATAAACTCAAGTTCAAAGACGAATCATATTTAGATTTTAATTCCATAAAAGGTGGAGATATTAGACATGATTGGTCTTCAGAAGAAATCAAAGAAATACTTGATTTGCCATTAATGGATTTGTTGTGGAGAGCTCAAATAGTTCATAGGTCTTACAATCCCGGTTATAAAGTTCAGCTTGCTTCTCTTCTAAGTGTGAAGACAGGTGGATGCTCAGAAGACTGTGCATATTGTCCCCAATCTGTTCACAATGAAACAACTGTTCAACCTAATCCTGTAATTGAAGTTGAGTCAGTTCTTGATAGAGCAAGAGCGGCAAAAGATGCAGGAGCAGATCGATTTTGCATGGGTTGGGCTTGGCGTGAGATCAAAGACGGAAACGCATTCGATTCAATGCTTGAAATGGTAAAAGGTGTTAGAGAGCTTGGCCTTGAGGCATGTGTCACCGCTGGAATGATTACTGATTCTCAAGCCTCTAGATTGGCAGAAGCAGGTTTAACAGCCTATAACCACAATTTAGATACTAGTCCTGAGCATTATTCCAAAATCATTTCAACAAGAACATATCAAGATCGACTTGAAACATTGAGAAGAGTACGCATGGCTGGAATTACAGTTTGCTGTGGTGGGATTATTGGCATGGGAGAATCTGTTTCAGATAGAGCATCTTTACTTAAAGTTTTAGCAACTTTAGACCCGCATCCTGAAAGTGTACCTATTAATGCATTGGTTGCAGTGGAGGGGACACCCATGGAGGATTTGTCTTCTATTGATCCATTAGAGATGGTTCGTATGGTCGCGACAGCAAGGATTATCATGCCTAAAAGCCGAATAAGACTTAGTGCAGGGAGACAACAATTAGGTAGGGAAGCTCAGATTCTATGTCTACAATCTGGAGCTGATTCTATATTCTATGGAGATACACTTTTAACTACAAGCAATCCGGAGGTGGAAGCAGACCGTAAGCTTTTAGCGGATGCTGGAATTACGGCTAATTTCTCTTAA
- a CDS encoding isoprenyl transferase — protein MTYPSVITTDNSRKVSPLPKDLDRLRMPEHIAVIMDGNGRWAKEKGLPRTIGHTAGVEALKTTLHLCSNWGIGALTVYAFSTENWSRPSEEVNFLMTLFESVLKRELTNLKLEEVKINFMGDLDPLPIGLKDLIKESVESTSNSKGIHFNVCTNYGGRRELVRAAQKLAERSVKGELDPSLIDENVFASELFTASEVDPDLLIRTSGEKRISNFLLWQLAYAEIHITDVLWPDFNADTLAKALLDYQSRRRRFGGV, from the coding sequence TTGACTTACCCTTCTGTAATAACCACCGATAATTCTAGAAAGGTATCGCCATTACCTAAAGATTTGGACCGTCTTCGTATGCCTGAGCATATTGCGGTAATCATGGATGGAAATGGTAGATGGGCAAAAGAAAAGGGTTTACCAAGGACGATTGGACATACAGCTGGGGTTGAGGCTTTAAAAACTACTTTGCACTTATGTAGTAATTGGGGAATAGGTGCATTAACTGTTTATGCCTTCTCAACTGAAAATTGGTCCAGACCTAGTGAAGAAGTGAATTTCTTAATGACACTTTTTGAAAGTGTTCTCAAGCGTGAATTGACTAATTTAAAACTCGAAGAAGTAAAAATTAATTTCATGGGTGATCTTGACCCTTTGCCTATTGGCTTAAAGGACTTAATCAAAGAATCTGTTGAATCAACTTCTAATAGTAAAGGTATTCATTTTAATGTTTGCACAAATTATGGAGGAAGACGGGAATTAGTACGAGCTGCTCAAAAGTTGGCAGAACGTTCGGTAAAAGGCGAATTAGATCCTTCATTGATAGATGAAAATGTATTTGCTTCTGAGTTGTTTACAGCTAGTGAGGTTGATCCAGACTTACTTATTAGAACTAGTGGAGAAAAAAGGATAAGTAATTTTCTTTTGTGGCAATTAGCTTATGCTGAAATCCATATCACAGACGTATTATGGCCAGATTTTAATGCCGATACTCTTGCCAAGGCACTACTTGACTATCAATCTAGAAGAAGGAGATTTGGTGGTGTATAA
- the cdaA gene encoding diadenylate cyclase CdaA, whose translation MNFWWFINLRVFLDVLFASSLGVLLFTRVKEQRTLWLLRGYLFLVSLAWFVQRFANLPITSKLVDALVLACSLSLAILWQGELRRLMELLGTGRLAVILGNTQKEFRASSNTFAQLTEAAGRLSQNRKGALIVVDMGSDLRPEDFLFSGVPIDAKLSSELILNLFAADTPLHDGAVLVKGNRIISAGVILPLSRQGISRYGTRHLAALGITERFDRCICVVVSEESGTLSLANQGRLERPITSSRLLDLLKELLDPSNASGSKSNSINSSLKTTSSNIETKVAQSRVNLVKNNDSKESLN comes from the coding sequence GTGAATTTCTGGTGGTTTATAAATTTGCGTGTTTTCCTTGATGTATTGTTTGCTTCTTCTCTTGGAGTGCTTCTTTTTACAAGAGTTAAAGAGCAAAGAACGTTATGGCTTTTAAGAGGTTATCTCTTTTTGGTTTCATTAGCGTGGTTCGTTCAGAGGTTTGCAAATTTACCAATTACTTCAAAACTTGTTGATGCCTTAGTTCTGGCTTGCTCATTATCTTTAGCAATTTTATGGCAAGGAGAATTAAGGAGATTAATGGAGTTATTAGGCACTGGACGACTGGCTGTGATTCTTGGAAATACCCAAAAAGAATTCAGGGCAAGTTCTAATACTTTTGCTCAATTAACAGAAGCCGCAGGTCGCTTATCGCAAAATAGAAAGGGAGCATTGATTGTTGTTGACATGGGAAGTGACTTGCGCCCAGAAGATTTCCTTTTCTCTGGAGTTCCGATTGATGCTAAATTATCGTCTGAATTGATATTAAATCTTTTTGCGGCTGACACCCCTTTGCATGATGGAGCCGTTTTAGTGAAGGGAAATAGAATTATTTCAGCAGGTGTAATCTTGCCTCTCTCAAGGCAAGGAATTAGTAGATATGGAACTAGGCATCTAGCAGCTCTTGGGATAACTGAACGTTTTGATCGATGTATTTGTGTTGTAGTTTCAGAAGAATCAGGTACTTTATCCTTAGCTAATCAAGGACGACTTGAAAGACCTATTACAAGCAGTCGTTTACTTGACCTTTTGAAGGAATTGTTGGATCCTTCAAATGCATCTGGATCTAAGTCCAACAGCATTAATTCTTCATTGAAAACAACTTCCTCTAATATTGAAACTAAAGTTGCTCAATCCAGAGTTAATCTTGTGAAAAATAATGACAGCAAGGAGTCTTTGAATTGA
- the lysA gene encoding diaminopimelate decarboxylase, which produces MHESKAYEPNVDIDSPNRNIAPISSEINESKKLVVGGCQLSELAKKYGTPLYVLDELSLRTACKTYISSLNKHYPGKSLPLFASKANSSLAICAVISSEGFGLDAVSEGELLTAINGGVKEKDIVFHGNNKSQDELNFAYSNNVTIVLDNYHDIELLKNIASDNKPAKLMLRFTPGIECHTHEYIRTGHLDSKFGFDPDELKSILEELKTYKWANLTGLHAHIGSQIFEVQPHIDLAGVMADALKLAKEIGHPVVDLNLGGGLGIKYVQEDNPPSIEKWVEIISKAVVNACRERNLDLPRLMCEPGRSLVANSGLTIYKIGAKKVVPGVRTYLSVDGGMSDNPRPITYQSLYSACLVDKPMNTNFEKVTIAGKHCESGDVLLKDFLLPSCESGDFLAVFGTGAYNYSMSSNYNRIPRPATIIVGKGLAELTQRRELPEDLLQLDVLPDRFIPKN; this is translated from the coding sequence ATGCACGAATCAAAAGCTTATGAACCCAATGTGGATATTGATAGTCCAAATCGAAATATAGCTCCGATCTCTTCAGAAATTAATGAGAGTAAAAAATTAGTTGTTGGAGGATGTCAACTTAGTGAACTCGCAAAAAAATATGGCACACCTCTTTATGTTTTAGATGAGTTGTCACTTAGGACTGCATGCAAAACTTATATATCTTCTTTAAATAAACATTACCCAGGAAAGTCACTTCCTCTATTTGCTTCAAAAGCAAATAGCTCCCTTGCTATTTGTGCAGTTATTTCTTCTGAAGGTTTTGGGCTTGATGCAGTATCAGAGGGTGAATTACTTACTGCAATAAATGGAGGTGTAAAAGAGAAAGATATTGTTTTTCATGGAAATAACAAATCTCAGGATGAGTTGAATTTTGCCTACAGTAATAATGTGACGATTGTTTTAGATAATTATCATGATATTGAGTTACTAAAAAATATTGCCTCCGATAACAAGCCAGCAAAGTTAATGTTGAGGTTTACTCCTGGAATTGAATGTCATACTCATGAATATATAAGGACTGGGCATTTAGATAGTAAATTTGGTTTTGATCCCGATGAGCTTAAGTCAATTTTAGAAGAATTAAAAACGTATAAGTGGGCTAATTTAACTGGTTTACATGCACATATAGGGTCTCAAATTTTTGAGGTTCAACCCCATATTGATCTTGCTGGCGTTATGGCTGATGCTTTAAAGCTTGCCAAGGAAATTGGTCATCCAGTTGTTGATCTAAATTTAGGAGGCGGTTTAGGGATTAAATATGTTCAAGAAGATAATCCTCCCTCTATTGAAAAATGGGTTGAAATTATTTCTAAGGCTGTTGTTAATGCCTGTAGGGAAAGAAATCTTGATTTACCAAGATTAATGTGTGAACCGGGAAGATCTCTTGTCGCTAATTCGGGGCTCACTATTTACAAGATTGGAGCTAAAAAAGTTGTCCCTGGTGTCAGAACTTATTTATCTGTTGATGGAGGGATGAGTGATAATCCTCGTCCAATAACCTATCAGTCTCTTTACAGTGCATGTTTAGTTGATAAACCAATGAATACAAATTTTGAAAAAGTCACAATAGCTGGAAAGCATTGTGAGTCTGGAGATGTTTTATTGAAAGATTTTCTACTTCCTTCTTGCGAAAGTGGCGATTTTCTTGCTGTGTTTGGAACAGGTGCATACAACTATTCAATGAGTTCCAATTACAACAGAATACCTAGACCTGCGACAATTATTGTTGGGAAAGGTTTGGCCGAGTTGACTCAAAGGAGAGAACTTCCTGAAGATCTATTGCAATTAGATGTATTACCTGATCGCTTTATTCCCAAGAATTAG
- the rimI gene encoding ribosomal protein S18-alanine N-acetyltransferase has product MNLKIIQLGEMHLNDCVDLDQKSSNGLWSKSQWEKELTDPKRICLGIIELQTKKLLGLCSAWLVIDELHITFIAVDPRNQRKGIGKFLLSDLIKRSKSLQINHIFLEVKQNNEPAKALYNSMGFKTVGKRSNFYQDGSDALLLNKETNNRS; this is encoded by the coding sequence ATGAATCTTAAAATAATTCAACTTGGGGAAATGCATTTAAATGATTGCGTGGATCTAGACCAAAAATCATCTAATGGTCTTTGGTCAAAATCTCAATGGGAGAAAGAACTTACTGACCCTAAGAGGATTTGTCTGGGAATCATAGAATTGCAAACTAAAAAACTTTTAGGCCTATGTTCCGCTTGGTTAGTAATAGACGAATTACACATAACTTTTATAGCTGTCGATCCCAGGAATCAAAGGAAAGGAATAGGAAAATTTCTCTTGTCAGACTTAATCAAACGCTCAAAATCACTTCAAATAAATCACATATTTTTAGAAGTAAAACAAAATAATGAGCCCGCTAAAGCTTTATACAATTCGATGGGGTTCAAAACAGTAGGTAAAAGATCTAATTTTTATCAAGACGGAAGTGATGCTCTACTTCTAAATAAAGAAACCAATAACAGATCATAA